In the Oncorhynchus gorbuscha isolate QuinsamMale2020 ecotype Even-year linkage group LG05, OgorEven_v1.0, whole genome shotgun sequence genome, one interval contains:
- the LOC124035058 gene encoding ras association domain-containing protein 10-like: protein MMESKESKISVWVCREEKLVSGLSKRTTCADVVNVLLEDQNLQQCVSVAMLSGSPQSYCIVEKWRGSERILPNKTKILRLWGAWGEEQENVRFVLVKNEASLANHGPRSAEARVVLSKESPCIYKGTARATMGFSPEKQRRIVRKAFRKLDKINKKKAQTVSKDAPTGEKIETLVHLVISQDHTIRQQIQRIKELDREIEMYEAKVHFDRMKMHGINYVQDTYLVGAHSDGLSKQEGEKPCSAEAVAQFEEYAQRCEEVIRLQDELAEHEALMDSITVEIQEELNQRWMKRRQEELSSKEVKPSAGETAMWVSAAHATHTDTLALEADTSSDNDLLLEEERIKTQLDTSLYIGLRLNTDLEAIRNDLNVTQDIWGAKEKEIRDLLEKVNSLYIEDDEKPSEDNDCNSVVTEAAMMRPLETKSEWVEQARGLSKTCDANDDDSDTGLSSMHSQDSDNPPVCESLV from the coding sequence ATGATGGAGTCCAAGGAAAGTAAGATATCTGTGTGGGTTTGCCGAGAGGAGAAGCTTGTCTCCGGACTGTCAAAGCGCACCACCTGTGCAGATGTGGTCAATGTGCTCCTAGAGGATCAAAACTTGCAACAATGTGTCTCTGTAGCCATGCTCTCGGGATCACCCCAGTCCTATTGCATCGTAGAAAAATGGAGAGGATCTGAGAGAATTTTGCCCAATAAAACGAAGATCCTTCGACTTTGGGGCGCgtggggagaggagcaggagaacgTGCGGTTTGTGTTGGTTAAAAATGAGGCTTCTTTGGCTAACCATGGACCCCGGAGCGCAGAGGCCCGTGTGGTGCTCAGCAAGGAGAGCCCGTGCATTTACAAGGGGACAGCAAGAGCCACCATGGGCTTCTCACCCGAGAAACAACGTCGGATTGTTAGGAAAGCTTTCAGAAAGttggataaaataaataaaaagaaggCGCAAACCGTGTCCAAGGATGCGCCCACTGGGGAGAAAATTGAAACTTTGGTTCACCTGGTCATATCCCAGGACCACACAATCCGCCAACAGATCCAGAGAATTAAAGaactggacagagagatagaaatgtATGAAGCTAAAGTTCATTTTGACAGGATGAAAATGCATGGGATCAATTACGTGCAGGACACATACTTAGTGGGCGCGCATTCTGACGGGCTCTCCAAGCAGGAGGGTGAGAAGCCGTGCTCGGCGGAGGCTGTTGCCCAGTTCGAGGAGTATGCCCAACGGTGTGAGGAGGTGATTCGACTTCAGGATGAATTGGCTGAGCACGAAGCGCTCATGGACAGCATTACTGTGGAGATCCAAGAGGAACTGAATCAGAGGTGGATGAAGCGAAGGCAAGAGGAGCTGTCAAGTAAAGAGGTGAAACCCAGTGCGGGAGAGACCGCTATGTGGGTATCAGCAGCCCAtgcgacacacacagacactttagCCCTCGAGGCTGACACATCATCCGATAACGATTTgcttctggaggaggagaggatcaaAACGCAGCTGGATACTAGTTTATACATTGGACTGCGCTTGAACACGGATTTGGAGGCTATTAGGAATGATTTGAATGTAACCCAGGATATTTGGGGGGCGAAAGAAAAGGAGATACGGGATTTGCTGGAGAAAGTGAACTCATTGTATATAGAGGATGACGAGAAACCAAGCGAGGACAATGACTGCAACTCTGTGGTTACTGAGGCAGCAATGATGCGTCCCCTGGAGACGAAAAGCGAGTGGGTGGAGCAAGCCAGGGGGCTTTCAAAGACATGCGATGCCAACGATGACGACTCAGACACTGGCCTGAGCTCCATGCACAGTCAGGACTCGGATAACCCGCCTGTGTGCGAGTCATTGGTATAA